A stretch of the Teredinibacter haidensis genome encodes the following:
- a CDS encoding DUF3301 domain-containing protein — protein sequence MTLYDLAITLIALLLGIAFWQHLGISQRAFRVAKSHTEKNGVTLLDQSIVLRKIALCRSSHSLFAFKRNYSFEFSSVGDVRYRGQITMLGKRLKRIELEPFRERAFSEEPTIEPSHHHSSCCNRH from the coding sequence ATGACTCTTTACGATCTCGCCATTACACTCATCGCCTTATTGCTCGGCATCGCTTTCTGGCAGCACCTGGGTATCAGCCAACGCGCCTTTCGAGTCGCCAAAAGCCATACGGAAAAAAACGGGGTAACGCTCCTAGATCAGAGCATTGTGTTGAGAAAAATCGCGCTATGCCGGTCCAGCCACTCACTGTTTGCATTTAAGCGCAACTACAGCTTTGAATTTTCGTCCGTTGGTGATGTGCGCTATCGCGGGCAGATAACCATGCTTGGAAAACGCCTAAAGCGAATAGAACTGGAACCCTTCAGGGAGCGAGCGTTTTCAGAAGAGCCCACCATAGAACCCTCCCACCACCATTCGAGCTGCTGTAACAGACATTAA
- a CDS encoding sensor histidine kinase, with amino-acid sequence MPTPFLPDSRNFWLYHCFGLLALAVIEVATILFAPHAVGFKIWGSLVLWPVLFTFSVLGFRWLYKFNRFFQVGVGQLIPLIVLYSLITATVSATAMTFTLLPFYLPDFVSPEQLAANSFNLLDVALPIIIGGSLSGHLFVMAWAFIYVFAAENRRAKQSELRNLRLQNNLKEMQLSHLASQLNPHFLFNALNNIRFLIHENPQKADGMITVLSEILRYSLACGSREQVTLEEELAVTRQYVDVVAVQYEDKLTFSCSVPDVLNKIQVPPMCIQMLVENAVKHGLEHLREGGCIAIQGELEALGVKVTVTNPVPDTVKLDGERNTGTGLKNIRDRLQLLYQENAVLNTRYAGRQFIAELFLPREQ; translated from the coding sequence ATGCCCACTCCTTTTCTCCCCGATAGCCGCAACTTCTGGCTGTACCACTGTTTTGGCTTGCTTGCGCTTGCCGTTATTGAGGTGGCCACTATTTTGTTTGCTCCCCACGCTGTGGGCTTCAAAATATGGGGTAGTCTCGTGTTGTGGCCGGTGTTATTTACGTTTTCAGTATTAGGTTTTCGCTGGCTCTATAAATTCAACCGCTTTTTTCAGGTGGGTGTGGGGCAGTTAATTCCTCTGATTGTGCTCTACTCATTGATCACTGCGACCGTTTCAGCAACGGCCATGACCTTTACTCTTTTACCCTTTTATCTGCCCGATTTTGTTTCTCCAGAGCAGTTGGCCGCCAACAGCTTTAACCTTTTGGATGTTGCTCTACCTATTATTATTGGTGGTTCGCTCTCCGGGCATTTATTTGTTATGGCTTGGGCTTTTATCTATGTGTTCGCCGCTGAGAACCGTCGTGCAAAACAGTCCGAGTTGCGTAATTTAAGGCTTCAAAATAACCTGAAAGAAATGCAACTAAGCCATTTGGCCAGCCAGCTGAATCCGCATTTTTTATTTAATGCACTGAATAATATTCGCTTTTTGATTCACGAAAACCCACAAAAGGCGGACGGTATGATTACCGTGTTATCTGAAATACTGCGCTATTCACTTGCCTGCGGTAGCCGGGAACAAGTTACGCTTGAGGAAGAGTTGGCCGTTACCCGTCAGTATGTTGATGTGGTAGCAGTGCAATACGAAGATAAGCTGACGTTTTCTTGCAGCGTGCCCGATGTACTCAATAAAATTCAAGTGCCGCCAATGTGTATTCAAATGCTGGTTGAAAATGCGGTAAAACACGGTTTGGAGCATTTGCGCGAGGGCGGCTGTATTGCTATACAGGGAGAGCTGGAAGCTCTGGGAGTGAAAGTTACCGTCACCAACCCGGTACCCGATACCGTTAAGTTAGATGGCGAGCGCAATACTGGAACCGGGTTAAAAAATATACGCGATCGCCTTCAGTTGTTGTATCAAGAAAATGCTGTCCTTAATACACGTTACGCGGGTCGTCAGTTTATCGCTGAGCTGTTTTTACCACGGGAGCAATAA
- a CDS encoding LytR/AlgR family response regulator transcription factor: MRAIVIEDSRLARRGLIRMLSKHPSISVVGEAEHPSDARELIAVETPDLLFLDIHMPGESGLELLASLDYSPKVIFTTAYPDYAIRSFEHDTVDYLLKPVSEDRLEAAIAKLRSDQTVVKPVPLEAALTLDSRIFVQDGDACHLVVLNTIEYIESCKNYVRIFFEGKKAFVKKSMTQVEQRLPSNVFFRANRQMIVNLQAIAGIEESVGEGYDLRMKDGTVVETSRRNTARLKELLSL, encoded by the coding sequence GTGCGCGCAATTGTTATTGAAGATTCTCGCCTGGCTCGGCGTGGCTTGATTCGGATGTTAAGTAAGCACCCCTCCATTTCTGTCGTGGGGGAGGCAGAGCATCCTTCGGACGCCAGAGAGTTGATCGCAGTTGAGACGCCCGATTTACTCTTTTTGGATATCCACATGCCGGGCGAGTCCGGCTTGGAGTTGCTGGCATCCTTGGATTACTCGCCTAAAGTTATTTTTACAACAGCCTACCCAGATTACGCAATTCGCTCGTTTGAGCATGACACTGTTGATTATTTACTCAAGCCTGTTAGTGAGGATCGGCTTGAAGCAGCTATTGCCAAACTGAGATCGGATCAAACTGTTGTTAAACCCGTTCCGCTGGAGGCCGCTTTAACGTTGGATAGTAGGATTTTTGTTCAGGACGGTGATGCTTGCCATCTGGTGGTCTTGAATACCATTGAGTACATTGAAAGTTGTAAGAATTACGTGCGCATATTTTTCGAGGGCAAGAAGGCCTTCGTAAAAAAATCCATGACACAGGTCGAGCAGCGCCTGCCTTCCAATGTTTTCTTTCGGGCTAACCGGCAAATGATTGTTAACCTACAGGCTATCGCGGGTATCGAAGAATCTGTAGGTGAAGGCTATGATCTGAGAATGAAAGACGGAACAGTTGTAGAAACCTCTCGTCGCAATACGGCCCGGCTCAAGGAATTGCTAAGCCTTTAA
- a CDS encoding serine hydrolase domain-containing protein — protein sequence MKAQYKKLLIVFTLFIVLPMSLAQASPANLADLKLEITRILVETNVPAIGIALVEDGKPVWVEGLGTADLEKQVPADKDTIFRMGSVSKMFAGVAVMQLVDHRRLSLDDKLADILPEFVFENPWEDTHPVRIAHLLEHTTGWDVHMGEYSGEAPDTLSLEDGLNSHTDSRVSRWIPGTRQTYSNTGPVVAALAVEKITGMSFEAYTQKYIFDPLNMPSTSFFKTQAYEQRGATNYTPKGPAEYLHIFSRPSSSLNTSPSDFVNFLAMFVNRGQSVDQTILSGGAVDRMEKSETTLGFKAGIEAGYGLTVDAFGFENWNMPFYGHTGGLPGAVSELIYQPELNAGYVFMINQENRAAFDRLSRTLKEYLLRNSVKDKAEVQVISTEFRGINGFYTPVNPIFELGRIQFDIANVMRMSSDDMYLHRSPFWGGWTSNDYAPKNSSGEYLVSDWTGLPSIAIVHDPLVGEAVQVEGVLYKKTSAILVYGRLLGLLVSVTMILSSLIYALYWFPKSVFTKKIFSTENLVRMPTLLLSVTLLAIPVWLGVSGVDPKLIMQSQTVMFAIFGISSLYPVMVALSLYPLVLYRRSIKSGVLFYYVALLVLTHVFIAIYLGYYGLLGFKVWA from the coding sequence ATGAAAGCCCAATATAAGAAACTACTGATTGTTTTTACCCTGTTTATCGTTTTACCAATGTCGCTTGCCCAGGCGAGCCCCGCTAACCTTGCTGATCTCAAGCTAGAGATCACACGAATCTTGGTGGAAACAAACGTACCGGCCATAGGGATTGCACTGGTTGAAGATGGAAAACCTGTTTGGGTTGAAGGCCTAGGGACGGCCGACCTTGAAAAGCAGGTTCCAGCCGACAAGGACACAATCTTCCGCATGGGGTCGGTGTCGAAAATGTTCGCCGGTGTAGCGGTGATGCAGTTGGTGGATCACCGGCGCTTGTCACTGGACGACAAGCTGGCCGATATCCTGCCCGAATTTGTATTCGAAAACCCCTGGGAAGATACTCACCCTGTCCGCATTGCTCATTTACTCGAGCATACGACGGGTTGGGATGTTCACATGGGTGAATATTCGGGAGAGGCGCCAGACACCTTATCGTTGGAGGATGGGCTCAATTCGCATACGGATTCCAGGGTCTCCCGCTGGATACCGGGCACTCGTCAGACCTACAGCAATACCGGCCCGGTAGTGGCGGCCCTCGCGGTGGAAAAAATTACCGGAATGTCTTTTGAAGCCTACACACAAAAATATATTTTTGACCCGCTGAATATGCCATCAACGTCATTTTTCAAAACCCAGGCCTATGAGCAGAGGGGCGCCACGAATTACACCCCGAAGGGGCCGGCAGAGTATCTACATATCTTTTCCAGACCCTCTTCATCATTGAATACATCACCCAGCGATTTTGTTAATTTTTTAGCAATGTTTGTTAATCGTGGGCAGTCAGTTGATCAAACGATTCTCAGTGGCGGGGCGGTGGATCGAATGGAAAAATCAGAAACAACGCTGGGATTTAAGGCGGGTATTGAAGCCGGTTATGGTTTAACGGTAGACGCATTCGGATTCGAAAACTGGAACATGCCGTTTTATGGTCACACGGGGGGATTGCCGGGGGCTGTTTCCGAGTTGATTTATCAGCCCGAGCTAAATGCGGGATATGTCTTTATGATCAATCAGGAAAACCGTGCAGCGTTTGACCGCCTCTCCAGAACCTTAAAAGAATACCTGTTAAGAAACAGTGTAAAAGACAAGGCTGAAGTGCAAGTGATTTCCACGGAATTTAGGGGCATCAACGGCTTCTATACGCCTGTTAATCCAATATTCGAGTTGGGCAGAATTCAGTTTGATATTGCCAACGTAATGCGGATGTCCAGTGATGATATGTACTTGCACCGCAGTCCGTTTTGGGGGGGGTGGACAAGCAACGACTACGCACCGAAGAATTCCAGTGGGGAGTATCTTGTATCAGACTGGACAGGTCTCCCGTCAATTGCCATTGTGCATGATCCTCTTGTTGGTGAGGCTGTTCAGGTGGAAGGTGTGTTGTATAAGAAAACGTCGGCTATATTGGTTTACGGGCGATTGTTGGGGCTTCTTGTGAGCGTTACGATGATACTGTCGAGCTTGATCTACGCTCTTTATTGGTTCCCCAAGTCGGTATTCACCAAAAAGATTTTTTCCACAGAAAATCTCGTTCGGATGCCGACGCTACTGTTAAGCGTTACCTTGCTGGCCATCCCTGTCTGGTTGGGGGTGTCGGGAGTTGACCCAAAATTAATTATGCAATCACAAACCGTGATGTTCGCAATATTTGGAATAAGCAGCCTGTACCCTGTAATGGTTGCTTTAAGTCTTTATCCGTTAGTTCTGTATAGACGCTCGATAAAATCCGGAGTGCTATTCTATTACGTCGCTTTGTTGGTATTGACTCATGTGTTTATTGCGATCTATTTGGGTTACTACGGTCTGTTGGGTTTTAAAGTCTGGGCGTAG
- a CDS encoding response regulator transcription factor produces the protein MIKVLIAEDQALVRGALCALLQLEGDLEISGQAENGRKALALLKNTPTDILLTDIEMPEMTGIELIEKCREQLPHLKTVVVTTFGRAGYIKRALSAGVDGFLLKDAPSAQLAQALRKVMAGRKVIDPELAIAALDDCDPLTDKERKALRLAGEGKSTSDISSSLFLSEGTVRNYLSEAIAKLNATNRIDAARIAQQKGWL, from the coding sequence ATGATTAAAGTACTGATAGCAGAAGATCAGGCACTGGTGCGCGGCGCGCTCTGCGCACTGTTACAACTGGAAGGTGATCTGGAAATTAGCGGGCAGGCAGAAAATGGTCGCAAGGCACTGGCACTGCTGAAAAACACCCCTACCGATATATTGCTTACCGATATTGAAATGCCGGAAATGACCGGTATCGAGCTTATCGAAAAATGCCGTGAGCAGCTCCCTCATCTAAAAACGGTAGTGGTTACCACCTTTGGTCGCGCGGGCTATATCAAACGCGCCCTCAGCGCAGGAGTGGATGGTTTTCTGTTAAAGGACGCCCCCTCCGCGCAACTCGCCCAGGCACTCCGCAAAGTAATGGCCGGGCGCAAAGTGATTGACCCGGAGCTGGCAATTGCCGCGCTGGATGACTGCGACCCACTAACAGATAAAGAACGTAAAGCCTTACGCCTGGCCGGAGAAGGCAAGTCCACCTCCGATATTTCGTCCAGTCTGTTTTTGTCGGAGGGAACCGTGCGCAATTATTTATCGGAAGCCATTGCTAAACTCAATGCCACTAACCGTATCGATGCCGCACGCATCGCCCAGCAAAAGGGCTGGCTGTAA
- a CDS encoding sensor histidine kinase: MPSPNHTTNAHMEQPWSWISLMFSAFYFFSFFFTPLTLGFITISLTLYFTFVGLFIRLTRCSKKHVVFYIVAMTVLGTIGSGQNPSSSIFYGYAAFFAGFYLTRQQVLIASLIITANLFFSATVYNLWVSYYIFPGLVPLVAMALMGAYIQQNIRYEERERQSGEEKRQLATVAERERIARDLHDTLGHTLSSIALKAQLAKKLGDRGETEKALAEIDEVAKLASETLSNVRQAISGYRHRGLGERLSHLQTRLEAANFKATITNQLDQTDAQREAAIILMVTEAVTNIIRHCRGNEVNITLKNSEGFIQIHINDNGQVERFYPGNGLVGIQERLQSFGGHYTADNSNGFRLALNLPMENL, from the coding sequence ATGCCATCACCCAATCACACAACTAACGCCCACATGGAGCAACCCTGGAGCTGGATATCGCTAATGTTCAGCGCCTTTTATTTCTTCTCGTTTTTTTTTACCCCATTAACACTCGGCTTTATCACAATCTCGCTAACCCTATACTTTACCTTTGTCGGGCTCTTTATTCGCCTCACACGCTGCAGCAAAAAACATGTCGTTTTCTATATTGTCGCCATGACAGTGCTCGGCACTATCGGCTCCGGCCAAAACCCCTCTTCCAGTATATTTTATGGCTATGCCGCATTTTTTGCCGGCTTTTACTTAACCAGACAACAAGTACTTATTGCCTCGCTTATTATTACCGCTAATCTTTTTTTCTCGGCCACTGTATATAACCTGTGGGTCTCTTACTATATTTTTCCCGGCCTCGTGCCCCTTGTTGCCATGGCGCTGATGGGCGCCTATATTCAACAAAACATACGCTACGAAGAGCGCGAACGACAAAGCGGAGAAGAGAAGCGTCAACTGGCCACCGTCGCAGAACGCGAGCGCATTGCCCGCGACCTGCATGACACCCTTGGCCATACACTTTCCAGCATTGCCCTGAAAGCACAGTTGGCCAAAAAACTCGGCGATAGAGGCGAAACGGAAAAAGCGTTAGCTGAAATTGATGAGGTCGCAAAACTCGCCAGCGAAACTCTGAGTAATGTGCGGCAGGCGATTAGCGGCTATCGCCACCGGGGGTTGGGCGAGCGACTGTCCCACCTGCAAACACGACTGGAGGCCGCCAATTTTAAAGCTACAATCACGAATCAATTAGACCAAACCGATGCCCAGAGAGAAGCCGCTATTATCCTGATGGTAACCGAAGCGGTTACCAATATTATCCGTCACTGCCGCGGTAACGAGGTAAACATTACCCTGAAGAACAGTGAAGGGTTTATCCAAATACACATTAACGACAATGGTCAGGTTGAGCGTTTTTATCCTGGCAACGGTTTGGTGGGCATTCAAGAAAGACTGCAAAGCTTTGGTGGACATTACACTGCAGACAACAGCAACGGCTTTCGCCTAGCCCTTAACCTCCCGATGGAAAACCTATGA
- a CDS encoding tetratricopeptide repeat protein, with translation MKSIKTLNTRLFTAAILLFTHTAIATQSDIDAIEQAFYSNKIGQLREISNSTQGYEHFLASYRLALKYSFTQDEKKAKQTLDKLIQEMESHFKSHPKDEESLALLANIYGYSIGLNPFMGMTYGPKSHNRIDAALSIDKENPRVLMFKGILDYNTPAMFGGSKESAKTAFTLALDAFSRDHNSGKHWGFSETHVWLGLTYLELGDKQMARYYWEKALAVNPENDWASTLLDTNP, from the coding sequence ATGAAATCGATCAAAACCCTAAACACCCGCCTTTTTACCGCAGCCATTTTACTGTTCACCCATACCGCGATTGCCACACAAAGTGATATCGATGCGATTGAGCAGGCCTTTTACTCAAACAAAATCGGTCAATTGCGAGAGATAAGTAACTCCACCCAGGGCTACGAGCACTTTCTCGCAAGCTATCGGCTGGCCTTAAAATACAGTTTTACCCAGGACGAAAAAAAAGCGAAGCAGACACTGGATAAGCTTATTCAGGAAATGGAAAGCCACTTTAAATCCCATCCAAAAGATGAAGAGAGCCTGGCACTGTTAGCCAATATTTATGGCTACAGTATCGGTTTAAATCCCTTTATGGGCATGACCTACGGGCCGAAATCGCACAATCGAATCGATGCAGCACTATCGATCGACAAAGAAAACCCGCGCGTACTGATGTTTAAAGGCATTCTGGATTACAACACGCCAGCCATGTTTGGGGGCAGCAAAGAAAGCGCTAAGACAGCATTTACCTTAGCACTCGACGCCTTTTCCCGTGATCACAACTCGGGCAAACATTGGGGCTTTAGCGAAACTCATGTATGGCTAGGCCTCACCTACCTTGAACTGGGCGATAAACAAATGGCCCGTTACTACTGGGAAAAAGCCCTGGCGGTCAATCCCGAAAACGACTGGGCCAGCACTCTTCTCGACACCAACCCATAA
- a CDS encoding glycosyl hydrolase 53 family protein has protein sequence MIPTIKKRCTLLMVSLLAALSSPLSHAFTKGADVSWITEMEASSYAFYNDSGNQQDLFQILKDHGMDAIRLRVWVDPDGGWNNIEDTIAKARRAKSAGMRIMIDFHYSDSWADPGKQYKPSAWNNLSFDDLMAAVWQHTHDSLSALKNAGINPEWVQVGNETNNGMLWSDGRASENMRNFTWLVNSGYNATKEIFPAAKVIVHISNCHDNGLFRWIFDGLNDNGGKWDVIGASNYPTNAEGMDWRTANSQCQSNLNDMANRYNTEVMVVEVGVPWDHSEGKAIVADVIDKVRQVPGGRGLGVFYWEPQGYNWKGYTLGAWNPDTQRPTTTLDAFLEGNTTSSSSSSSYSSSSSSTSSQSSTSGGTCNWYGTEFPLCVNLQSGWGWESNQSCISASTCSSQ, from the coding sequence ATGATTCCAACAATAAAAAAACGATGTACCCTACTAATGGTCAGCCTGCTGGCCGCCCTGAGCTCCCCGCTCTCGCATGCCTTTACTAAAGGAGCCGACGTTAGCTGGATTACCGAGATGGAAGCCTCCAGCTACGCTTTTTATAACGATAGCGGTAACCAACAAGACCTGTTTCAAATACTGAAAGACCACGGCATGGACGCCATACGGCTGCGCGTGTGGGTTGACCCAGACGGCGGCTGGAACAATATCGAGGACACGATTGCCAAGGCGCGCCGAGCCAAAAGTGCAGGGATGCGTATCATGATCGATTTCCACTACAGCGATAGCTGGGCCGACCCAGGCAAGCAGTACAAGCCCTCGGCATGGAATAACCTGTCGTTCGATGATTTGATGGCCGCCGTTTGGCAGCACACCCACGACTCTCTTAGCGCACTAAAAAATGCAGGTATCAACCCGGAGTGGGTGCAGGTGGGGAACGAAACTAATAACGGCATGCTGTGGAGCGATGGTCGCGCATCTGAAAATATGCGCAACTTCACCTGGCTGGTAAACAGTGGCTACAACGCGACAAAAGAAATCTTCCCCGCCGCCAAGGTTATTGTGCATATTTCCAACTGCCACGATAACGGCCTATTTCGCTGGATATTCGATGGATTGAATGATAACGGTGGTAAATGGGATGTGATCGGAGCCTCCAACTACCCCACCAACGCAGAAGGCATGGACTGGCGCACTGCCAACAGCCAGTGCCAGAGCAACCTGAACGATATGGCAAACCGCTACAACACCGAGGTCATGGTCGTTGAGGTGGGAGTTCCCTGGGACCATAGTGAAGGCAAAGCTATCGTGGCCGATGTGATAGACAAAGTACGACAAGTACCTGGCGGTCGCGGCCTGGGCGTTTTTTACTGGGAGCCACAGGGTTACAACTGGAAGGGCTATACCCTCGGCGCCTGGAATCCCGACACTCAACGACCGACCACTACTCTGGATGCATTTCTAGAGGGTAACACAACCTCTAGTAGTTCGAGCAGCTCATACAGTAGCTCCAGCAGCTCTACCTCGTCGCAAAGCAGTACCAGCGGCGGAACCTGCAACTGGTACGGGACAGAATTCCCCCTGTGCGTAAATTTACAAAGTGGCTGGGGTTGGGAGAGCAATCAGAGCTGTATTTCGGCTAGCACCTGCAGCTCTCAATAA
- a CDS encoding TonB-dependent receptor, whose amino-acid sequence MRLIPFTTSASLGALTMLLGMAAPGVLAQEAAEEEYVEEVFVQGTFQRSLQSALDQKRDSASVIEAISAEDIGQLPDISITESLSRLPGVAQDRDRGNGSQISIRGMGGQLGLTTLNGREVSTVEEDRNVRYDQFPAELINAAQVYKTPQAKIIEGGVSGTVNLQTVTPLDHDERVIAFNARASMYELGRDIDDAANDGLGTRYSVSYIDKFAQDTLGVAIGLAGQSQPIATQRSELWNYGDTWHNTQQDGESGPSYNAPWGGSSLVRGGEDSRVGGMAVIQWKPSEVFSLNYDLFYSQLEISEEQRGFDFNVDSSAERQWVVGESVPTKFTNSDEGSRDVLSANVGLSSLRNLNEQFTQTDDMLVQGLNMAWNLDKLTLSADISHSATNRDRLWHTVRTETTHADPRATFDATGDRRMTFELAGGVSLTDPSQNQINGIQVQPLAEGKDALTAIDVNAEYFVENDWIYSFVVGARVSEREKSLDAQIWEQWVTADSSDIDSNLIIDSGSDSYWGDLPSYMALDREAVIDQYFGALQTPTPGDNDDLLASWSVDERISAAYVQLNFTSSLAGVPVTGNVGVRYVTTETDSNGHSLLGSSSWVEEPAGSGTWVEVAAVAEEVSVSHSYTDILPSLNLAFELSDDTVLRFAMAKTIARAPLDFLSPAVDIGQDQWGANPGESGSGNPKLEPFRATQTDLTYEWYFGESDSVAATIYYKDMDSYIARQAGAETIEVDGTEYSLSLPVNGNGGYIRGYELVYQQAFESLPGFMKGLGVYANYAYAESDIRQGTPLNADPFGLTGLSNHVGTVTLWHYLNGFESRLSYNYRSEFQRDINRVMGEEGVNASEGYMDLAFSYEVSEDVKVMLQIQNLTDEPYEVYGLESNNAAHINKYEEFGKRFNLGISWKI is encoded by the coding sequence ATGAGATTAATTCCGTTCACGACAAGTGCCAGCCTTGGCGCATTAACTATGTTGCTCGGCATGGCTGCACCTGGAGTTTTAGCTCAGGAGGCTGCAGAAGAGGAATACGTAGAGGAAGTTTTTGTTCAGGGCACTTTCCAGAGGAGCCTTCAGTCGGCTCTGGATCAAAAGCGCGATTCTGCCAGTGTTATTGAAGCAATTTCAGCAGAAGATATCGGCCAGCTGCCAGATATTTCCATTACAGAAAGCCTTTCGCGCCTGCCAGGTGTAGCTCAGGACCGGGACCGGGGTAATGGTAGCCAGATTTCCATTCGCGGTATGGGTGGCCAGCTGGGCTTAACCACCTTGAATGGCCGCGAAGTCTCCACGGTCGAAGAGGATCGCAATGTTCGTTACGATCAATTTCCTGCAGAACTCATTAATGCAGCGCAGGTGTACAAAACACCACAGGCGAAAATTATTGAAGGCGGAGTGTCTGGCACGGTTAACCTGCAGACCGTGACACCATTGGACCACGACGAGCGTGTAATCGCCTTCAATGCTCGAGCATCCATGTACGAACTGGGTCGCGATATCGACGATGCTGCCAACGATGGCTTAGGTACGCGTTACAGCGTTTCCTATATCGATAAATTTGCGCAAGATACTCTGGGGGTTGCGATTGGTTTAGCCGGTCAGAGCCAGCCCATTGCGACTCAGCGTTCAGAACTGTGGAACTACGGTGACACCTGGCACAACACCCAGCAGGATGGTGAATCTGGCCCAAGTTACAACGCTCCATGGGGTGGGTCTTCGCTGGTGCGTGGCGGTGAGGATTCCCGCGTTGGAGGCATGGCGGTTATTCAGTGGAAGCCCAGTGAGGTTTTCAGCCTAAACTACGATTTGTTCTACTCACAGCTTGAGATTTCTGAAGAGCAGCGTGGTTTCGACTTTAATGTGGATTCCAGCGCCGAGCGGCAATGGGTGGTGGGCGAGTCTGTTCCAACGAAATTTACCAATTCCGATGAGGGATCTCGGGATGTGCTGTCCGCCAATGTTGGCTTAAGTTCGCTGCGAAACCTGAACGAACAGTTCACCCAAACCGATGACATGTTGGTTCAGGGTTTGAATATGGCCTGGAATCTCGATAAATTGACGCTGAGTGCTGATATTTCCCACTCCGCCACCAACCGTGACCGCTTGTGGCACACCGTGCGCACTGAAACCACGCATGCCGATCCGCGAGCAACGTTTGATGCGACAGGCGATCGGCGTATGACCTTTGAGCTAGCCGGTGGTGTATCACTGACCGACCCCAGCCAAAACCAGATTAATGGTATTCAAGTTCAGCCTTTAGCCGAAGGGAAAGATGCACTGACGGCGATTGATGTGAATGCCGAGTATTTTGTAGAAAACGACTGGATTTACTCCTTTGTTGTGGGGGCACGCGTATCAGAACGTGAAAAGTCGCTGGATGCACAGATCTGGGAGCAGTGGGTAACTGCCGATAGCAGCGACATCGACAGTAATCTGATTATTGATTCGGGTTCTGATTCTTATTGGGGCGATCTGCCGAGCTATATGGCGCTCGACCGCGAAGCGGTAATCGATCAATACTTCGGTGCTTTGCAAACGCCAACACCGGGCGATAACGATGATCTTCTAGCCAGCTGGAGTGTTGACGAAAGAATATCTGCGGCCTATGTGCAATTGAACTTTACTTCGTCCTTGGCTGGTGTGCCGGTCACCGGTAATGTTGGTGTTCGTTATGTGACGACAGAGACCGATTCAAACGGCCACAGTCTTTTGGGATCCAGCAGCTGGGTTGAAGAGCCCGCCGGTTCGGGCACCTGGGTTGAAGTCGCTGCTGTGGCCGAAGAGGTTAGCGTTAGTCACAGCTACACCGATATTCTGCCCAGCTTGAACCTAGCATTTGAACTGAGCGACGATACCGTACTGCGTTTTGCTATGGCGAAAACCATTGCTCGTGCACCACTGGATTTTCTTAGCCCTGCGGTGGATATTGGTCAGGATCAGTGGGGCGCTAACCCCGGTGAATCGGGTTCTGGCAACCCCAAGCTCGAGCCCTTCCGTGCGACTCAAACCGATTTAACCTATGAGTGGTATTTTGGTGAAAGTGACTCGGTTGCAGCGACCATTTATTACAAGGATATGGATAGCTATATTGCCCGTCAGGCCGGTGCCGAAACGATAGAAGTTGACGGTACTGAATACAGCTTATCGCTGCCGGTCAACGGTAATGGCGGCTATATTCGCGGTTACGAACTGGTGTATCAACAAGCGTTCGAAAGCCTGCCCGGCTTTATGAAAGGCTTGGGGGTTTACGCCAACTACGCTTATGCCGAGTCTGATATTCGCCAGGGAACTCCCCTCAATGCAGATCCCTTCGGTTTAACTGGTTTGTCCAATCATGTCGGCACGGTAACGTTGTGGCACTATCTCAACGGTTTTGAAAGTCGTTTGTCTTACAATTACCGTAGCGAATTTCAGCGCGATATCAATCGCGTAATGGGCGAAGAGGGGGTGAATGCCTCCGAAGGTTATATGGATCTGGCATTCTCCTACGAGGTGTCTGAGGATGTAAAAGTGATGCTGCAAATCCAGAACCTAACGGATGAGCCTTACGAGGTTTACGGTTTGGAGTCTAACAACGCCGCACACATCAACAAGTATGAAGAATTTGGAAAGCGCTTTAACCTGGGTATCTCCTGGAAAATATAA